Genomic window (Syngnathoides biaculeatus isolate LvHL_M chromosome 6, ASM1980259v1, whole genome shotgun sequence):
ttggccagaaTTCCAAAGGGTATGTTTAGCACCAACATAACACTTTTCATCATCAAAAGAACATAATTCCTATTGTGAGTTATGGTAATTACTGTCAGTATCATGCTTTAGGActatagtttatttatttatagatggaACGGGGGCTACGTCAGGTTAGAGAGAGTTCCCAATTTTAGTCAATGTCaacacaaaaccttcaggcttctgTTCGAAAGCGGAAGAGGAACTTCATCTTTCAGCATGTCAATGACCCAAAGATTCCATTCAAACTGGCTCAAAGAAGAAGATTAAGGTTTTAAAATGACCCAGCCAGATTCCAGACCTGAATTTGAGGAAACTGAAAATCTGTGAGGTGACCTGAAGTGGACTGTGCACAGGAGATGCTCTCAAAATCGAACAGATTTGGAGCGGCCTTGTAAAGAACAGTGGGCGAATATTTCCACACCAAGAATTACCACTCTGATAAGACTCCTACTCAGAAGACtgagtactgtaaaaaaaaaaaaacaaaggtactTGTACCAAAGTATTTGTGCAGATTTATACAAGCAGGTtgctccttcatttttttttcaattgagttcTACAGGTTATACTGTAGATCAGAAGGCTAAAAAAGCTCTGAAATGACTTatcctggtctttttttttctacatcacCAACACCTTAAATTTCAACAGGCAGGTGGAAACCTTTGATATCTATTGTGCATGACACGTTATGGCGGCACAGAGAGATCAAACTCCAGTGTCCCCTCTTGTCAAAGGCAAGTGTTTTGTTctaagtgtttttttctttgtcatttatATATCACCTGGGACAGGCTGCAGTTTTTATTCCCGTTAAGAATTTTTATGCCAGAGGCGTGTCTGTGACGGGGATCAACTTTGCATTCTGTCTTCATCGTTTGAGGTTTCACATCTTAATCATGACCATGTATTtcttttcttgacaatttttacTGTGGGATTTTTGTGAACGACCGGGGTCCTTGAACGGATTGTGTTTGGGAAAGAGGTTCCACAGTAGTCACAGATTAGGTTGATTTGTGTGTGGGGGTTGTGTAAAACATTAAAGGGGGTCACCACTTGAGCGTGTTTAAGTGCATTGAGAGAACATATGAATCTACAGTATGTTATCCAGTGGTGTAATGGTGAATCTGTTCTGTGACGGGCATCAGCATTTTTGGCCTTATGCCAGTTCAAGTGTACAGAGAGTAGATTTTCACTCTGTGTGTCTTTGTGCACGTCTGCATGTGGACAGCTGAAGAAAGCTGCAATGTTCTAATACACTTGACGAGTCAGTCTACCAGCCAAAAAATTGTGCGGGAATGAAGATTAAGTAGATGTCAGAGTACACCACAAATCTCTGCCAAGGCTGAACTGttaacaaagaaaaaggaacaAGTAAACCATGCAAGAATTTCTAAGACCATCAGTTTGTTAGTTGTTAGGCTACTTCCTGGTGCAGACGGATGACATAAGACATTAGGAAATGGCAGGCGATgctgttgggattttttttctatcctgagggattttaaaaaatgtatattctaCCTTGGCCTTAGTTTTGTGAAATaggttttgtcattgttttcatttgtaccTACaagtattcagaaaaaaaaatgttccttgcATTACAAGACAGTTGCCAAAAACATAGACCTACACACATTTCACTAACAAAACACTTGCATTTCAGTCAACGTAAAATAATACCAGGCCATGTAAAATAACTTTTCTGCAATGCCAACATTTCCAACGTTTTAACTCATCTACTCATGCCTTTTTTCATATTGATCTAAGGAGGGCTGAAGTGAATCTGAGATGAAATTGGACTGCACCCTACACAGATCATCAGTTACTTCTAATGACAATGAAATTCATACACGAGTGACCAACGACCTTTACCTGCCCAACATAGTAACGGCACACAATAGGGATTGCGTTAAGGACCAGGATCCTACTCCAATGAGACTGGGTGTGTTGCTGAGGTTGTTGAAAACCAGATCAAACAAGAGCATCATGAGTATTCGTGAGTGGAATGGAAGAGTTTGTAGCTAAATACAATTGctcatcacactttttttttaaatagcaccCTCAATACAGGGGAAGACAGAATAAGATAAGGTGTAGAGGCAAATATGAGTAAGTACTATAAGTCACTAAGAAATCCCTTTTCAGAGACAACTACAGCTACACCTCAAATGTTAAATTGAAGGCAACTGTACTTCTTGTTATTTGGCTAAGGCATCCAGTTGCCTTAGATTCAACTTTCGGGGATCATTGTGACATGATTGGATGAGAATCACACTGACGTGACACACACATTATctcagacattaaaaaaaaaaaaaaaaattcacaaacatTAATTTGCATTCATGGACCGAGTTAGAGTGATTTTTAAGTGTCTTGAGTTAGGAGATGACATATTGCTAAGGAACCTGTGAAATATAGGACTAGGAAAAACATAAATCCAGACCCCCATACCCCTAAGATATTCCTTAATGATGTTCTCCTTAAACCAAAATAAATCAACTAATACTTTGTTAGGTAGATTAGCAATACTGTGCGCATATCCACGGTCATCAAGTAGAAGGAGGCATTCCATTCAGGGATCAAAAGAGGCAGGCAGCACTGCTGTCGGGAGAGGCTGAAGACAATAAAACCACAGCGTCATAGTAAGGAAGAAGTGTGAGACTATCGTACGAGACTGTGGTGGTCCAGTCACCATGTCCAAAATGGAGATGGGGGCAGAGGCTTTGAGATGTGGTAGTGAAATGTGTCCATGACCACCTGGGGAGCAGCTACCACCTTGTTGTCACAGAGACAGAGAGGCTCCTCATATCCTCTTCCGCAaaacctccacatcctggcatTCCACAGCTGACAGAGCGATCAACATCTGGGCAGCGTAGTAGGTTGCCATGATGATAGCTCGCGAGTGGGGCACAGGGAAACAGAACTTGTTGACGGCTATAGTGAGGTCAGATACCATGAACAGCACAGCGCCCAGGCAGGCTGACAGCTTGGTCCAGGTCCATAGATCATTGGCTAGCTGCAGGCCCGCAATGGCCCTCCAGCCCATGAAACCAATCAGGGCAATGTAGACAGCCACCAGGTAAGTAAAGGGGCCTGACAGGTAAGGGTAAAGCAGGATGTAGCTCACACTGGACACAGCAGTAATCACCAGGCCTGCGCGCCCATTGATGGGCTTCATTCCAAAGGCAGATGAGTAGAGTATGTGAGTAATGGCAAACATCAGAAGACCTGTGGGAAAAGGGAAACATCAGTTTCATTGTAAGCCTACAAAATActtccatgtaaaaaaaattaattaattaaaataatctgCTTAAGACCAGCCATCAAAGTATGTGACTTGATGGGGtctcagtcactgtgatttgacggccCCAtatgcagtcgagcacgaaaaatcatgtgcgtaaaatttgttacgaggagaaatacagtacatagatattgacatcgcttattttgtgctcttgacattaatttacgtgtttattttataaacgttggtaacaaaacaagcctgagcctaaacaatcagtattcccccggaaacaggaagtgcaagttaaccgtactgagcatgttgagaagttatgccaaaagcacatgttccaagcTCTTTCACATACTCCAGGCGCATTTATGGCGAAAGTCCTccacatcatgagccatgtcaaaggaaattcagttacactgaaaacatttctgggatataacacaggtaatgtttcagtatctaaggcgcgttctagcaagccagccttCCTTTTACGGCAGTTGCGGCGATGCATGCGTGCACCCCCACCACCCCGCTGATCAATAGCGAGAGGCTGacagcttgaaaagtagatcttggggagAAAAATCTGGCCACCCCtgagttacactgaaaacatttctgggatataacacaggtaatgtttcagtatgtaATTATactaagtatgagattgtgatttactttgacttgctCTAggttctaatgttagactagtctggccatatatctaaatgcgaacggtcattttctcccgtggtatcgcgttatcttgaagttgaaaatgtttcccCTTTATGTGCTTTAGGATGATacagatcatctactgctatctttcatcaatggattgacaatagataccgccataaattactctagattataacaatacaccACGATTGGCAACAGcgatgtttgttacaatgtatcgttGGTTTGTTGCCACTAACACCGATTACGTTGAACttaattttcaacattttcaaaacattccaaGAATAGaccttttgtgtttatttcttgACAGGCAAGTGcgtttaacttttcttcagataaagttggtCAGATgaaaaatttttcaaatgtgagtgacaggggtgtacatacagtaaaagtGAAATTGAATGCATAACACATTCTTTATAGTTTGGGACAGAGCAGCTGAAGCAATACTCTGGGCCAGGTCAGTAACAATTACTGCAGTGTGCTGAAATAACCAACACAAGAAAatgtgaagtttaaaaaaactttgATCACAGTTGTATCGCATGACTCCTCCTTGTGATTCCCTTCAAGGCAGCCCTCCGGTCATAATCGGTAGTGGTGAATCCACACCTCTGCCCCCCATTCATGATTAGCTTCACTCAGTCGGAAGCTAATCGGCTACCAGGGGTAGAGAAGACAGAGTGTCCCAGTTAGACGGTAATCATCAATagggtgaggggaaaaaaatagctggGGGTATGtacatcatccattttcaacacagtTTATTCTCTTCAAAGTCATTTAGTGCTCTTCAGTTTCCAATGTTTGCTTTCAAAGACAAGTTACAATTATCTCTTGACCAAGCAACAGTACTTAGTGTTTTGGCACAATACCAATGAAAGTGTACTAAAGGGCACTGCTCTGTTTGCTTTCACAACAAAAGAAATTTCAAAGAAAACGCACTGctaggtgaaaatgtgtgtgtccTCCCCTCCATGGCAAAAAGGGTACAGGTAAAATGCTAAGCTGTCAAAATACCCTTTCGTGTACTTCCCCAGTGACAAGccaattgtatgtatgtataatgacTCAAGTAACTCAATAATTTCTGTGAAAGTTGAATTTAATTTCATTGCTTTCCAAGATAAAACTGAAGTACCTTTGGAAGTAAATTGTCCTTTTAGGAGTGAAATTCATTCCCATCTTTGCGACTCAGCATGTAGCATTTATTCTCACCATGGACGAAGTAGCCTTGCTCCTGCCAAATGAGGAACGCGTCGCCCAGAGCAGAAAAGATGAGGCCAGCTAGGATCTTGCGGGCACTGGAGTGAGCCCCCAAGAAGCTGAAGCCATGAGCCAGCAGAAAGACCCAGAGGCAGAAGATGGGCAAACATTTGATAAGTGCACTAAACCAGGATGGACTTGAGGTTGGCAACCAAAGGACGAAGTAAACACAGGTTGCCTTGAAGAACGGCACCAGCTTGGGGCCTTCACTCTTGACCTGAAAACAGATTAAATATGTACATCATCATTCTAGCTTTGATGCAATACTCTTCTGTCTCtgctattatttatttatgcccATTAAAGAACACAGGAAGCTACTTCTATCCAGCGAGTAGTTCAAAGTAGAGTACTTCTCATTATGTGTATGAGTGGTTTGTGTTAGGACACAAAAAACCTTTCCACTTCGTGCTCTGTGGTCAGACGTGCACATGATTAAGTACTAAACTGAAACAAGAACCATAAAATAACAGTATATGAACATATATGGTACATCTGTGGAGTTGTAGGACTCCTTACAAGCTTTTCGCTTCATCTTGTTTGACAAACCAGatatcttgtttttcttccctcctcctcttctacACTTGAGACGTGTGTCCTTGAATATTTCTATGTAAACACTCTTGCTTGTTTCTGTTCAATTGCATGGGGCTCAAGCACATTGTATTatacaccaaaaaaacaaagccgTTTCCTAACACCTCTAGATCTGACATGAGAGTCAAACATCCCGAGGCAGAAAGCGATGGGTGGTCGGCGCCGATAAAGGTTTTTGATTTCAGTGTGAAAATGGAGAAGGATGCGTGAGGGAGAAGGGGGGGTCTCTCAAGAgcagaaaataaatggcttgTACAAAAGGATGTTCCAAGACTAGTGACttgatgtccatccatccattttctgcactccAAAACCATTCAGTGGGACCATTTTGTGACAAAGCAAAAGTTACATAAAAGAATAAGTGGGGCAGAagagaggaaacaggagtatGCATGGAGAAGGGACACTCTGAAGGAGGAGCGACTGGATTTAGCAATGGTCAAGTGACGTGGAGGAGGGTTGAGAAACAATAACCCCGTTCACAAAGGGCATTTCTTTCGCGAGTATGGgttatcgcttatcctcacttgagtCACTAGTACGccagagtctatcccagctaatggcaggcaggaggcggcttacacgctgaactggttgctagccaatcgcagggcacatataaacaaacaagcactCGCACTCATGCctatggggcaatttagagtcttcattttacctacccttgatgttgttgggatgtgggaggaaaacagagtacttagagaaaacccacacagggggacaacatgcaaactccaaagaaagggagctgggatttgaacccatgctCTCCAAGTTGGTAGGGCGATTTGCTTACCAGCCACAGAAAATCGGGTCAAACCACCAGTGGTCCTGTTCCATTAATAGTCATATATCCATGCTATACCATTTCCGTTTGAGACAagagtatatatatttttttcaaattggctGATAAAGCGTTTTGGTGGAGGAAAGGGAGCTATTGAGTTTTTGAAGGACAGGAATAATATGGCCATTGGAGCTGGAGTGAGTGAAGTGTGgtgcaaaatttttttttatgtagtttgTAAAGGACTTTCACTGATGAACTGTAGAGAATACTGTTGGCGTAATCAGGCCAAGAGGTGATGAAAATGCGAATGATGTGACGCTGAGTGATGAAGGAAGACGAGCTATGTTTTttaggagagaaaaaaacattttctgattATGTGCTTTATGTGGTGGTCGAAAGAGAGGTTGGTGTCAAGAATTATGTTAAGATGTGTGTTGAGATAGACAAGATGGACTTACTGATGATGAGGTGGACATTGTGGTTTTCTTTGTGAGGGATTTGGGGCCGATGACGATGATATCTGATTTATCCCAGTTGATTTTGAGAAATACGGTATGCATCCATGAATTCATTTCAGTGAGGCAGTTGATCAGGGTGGAGTGGGTTGCTGTGGTGAGTTATCTGGTAAAGATATATAGCTGGACGTCATCCGCATAGCAGTGGAtgcggaagtcatggtggcGTATGATGTTATCAAAGAGGAGAAGAATAAGGATGGAGAGGAGGGGACCAAGGGCCAAATCCTGCACCCTGAACTCGTAaacagtcaatcacagggctcataaACAAATATCCACAcccactgacaatcacacctaggggcaatttagtctccaattaatgcatgttttagggatgtgggaggaaaacagagtgcacggagaaaatccacagggGCACGAAAAGAGCAtcctccaaactccacacaggcgtgggccgggatttgaaccagtcatccaccatgccgcctaacaTTTACCTAACTATAAAGATACACATCAAGAaatttttggaagaaaatgatAATCCTGTTGTCCTTTGCGCTCGTCTACTGTgtataatcatcatcatttcttttctccttcttctcctcatcAGCTCAGCTTCTTCCGCTCCCTCGTCCACAGCACTGTTTTCGAATTCTAGCACAACAATTACAacaatttttgaaaatcaaaattaaatcaaaagtTGAAGACGTCACAAACGGAGCTGTTTCCAGGCATCTAAAAACTAATTCTTCCAGTATTTTCCACAAGCGGTGAATGTTTACCATGTACCGAGATAAATAGAGAATTAGGCAGATCCAGGTATGCTCACAACATTTTACATAgcctggcagaatttgtgaacaTTTAAAGGACGATGGAGCAGAGCCCGTTtgatttgctttctttttttctgtttggtttAATGATTGTGCTCTTCTGCCACGCTTTATAATGTAGTTTAATtagaattcaattaaaaataaaatgaatgtgtTTTACCTGATCAcacatgttttctttaaagaatggTACACatactatttgaacaccctgctatattgcaagttctaccatttacaaatcatggaggggtctgaaattttcattgtaggtgcatgcccactgtgagagagagccagaaatcacagtgtatgatttttttaatgatttatttgtccggtacagctgcaaataattatttgaacacctgagaaaaccaatgttaatatttggtacagtagcctttgtttgtaattacagaggtcaaacgtttcctgtagttgttcaccaggtttgcacacactgaaggagggattttggcccactcctctacacagatgttctctggatcagacaggtttctgggctgtcgctgagaaacagagtttaagcttcctccaaagattttgtattgggtttaggtctggagactggctaggccacgccagaatcttgagatgcttcttatggagccactccttggttttcctggctgtgtgcttcgggtcattgtcatgttgaaagacccagccacgactcatcttcaatggtctgactttGAGGttattcctcaaaatctcacaatacatgcccgcggtcatcctcttttTAATACACTGCGgtcgtcctgtcctatgtgcagaaaaacaccccaaagcatgatgctaccacccccatgcttcacagtagggatggtgttcttgggatggaactcatcattcgtcttccaccaaacacagttcgtggaattatgaccaaaaagttccgttttggtctcaagacgggccttgacgtgtgctggcttaagcaggggaaccttttgtgccatgcaggatttcaaaccatgacgttttagtgtattaccaacagtcaccttggaaacactGCTCCCAGTTTTTTTCAGggcattgaccaagtcctgtcatgtagtcatgggctgattcctcacctttctaaggagagcccacaaggtgatatcttgcatggggctccactccgattaagatttaccgtcatgtttagcttcttccattttctaatgattgctccaaaagtggaccttttttcaccaagctgcttggcaatttctccgtagccctttccacccgGGTGGAGTTCTACAATGTTgtttgtggtgtctttggacagctctttggtcttggccatgttacaagtttgagtcttactgattgtatattCTATTGTTTGTGTTGAGCAAACCTACAAAATCTACTTAATTGAGACAGCGCtgcaacgacaacaaaaaggCTCTATGCCTTGTCGTCACAAACTTTGAGAAGACCGACAGTCGTGCACAAGATAGCGGAAATTCTTCAAACCAAATCATCACTCCATCATTAATTGCACAAATGGGTCAAGTgcattcagtcttttttttattacagctAAGGTATATTGCCATTTATTGATCCGCCCCTCTCTCAGTGAAGTTAAAACTGACAACTTCCAATTGAAATTTCGTTTAAAACCGCAGCAGACTCCACTCAGGCTGAGTGAACCATCAACGGTGTCTGCAGGAATACTAATAAAAAATCACTTTATGTGGCATGAAATGACAACTGAACTTGGGAAGCCAATTAAATACTGATAGCACATTGCCCTGACCATTTCTTTTCAATCAAATAGTTGTACATTTAGCcagtattttattgtttacttAACAAAAACTTGTCTTTGGATGAATAAGAAACGGCAAATGTTTTCGCTATATAAACGTTTATCTATGAACCACAAAGATCtgtttcaaaaaacaaaataataaacagaAATATAGTAGAGACAATACATACTTCATACACATTGCAGTGAAATGTATCACGCTACATTGGACTCGAGTAATTCAAAGTTCGAGTTTCTGCTTAGTCCTAACCATAAAACACAACCATGAGTAAGACATCCATTATTTACTCTGACTCACATTACTCAAGTGTTAGAAACATGATACAGAGAAACATTAAACCATCTGTAAATGCCTGGATGAATAGAGATGTG
Coding sequences:
- the tmem86a gene encoding lysoplasmalogenase-like protein TMEM86A, whose product is MVSPVTVVKSEGPKLVPFFKATCVYFVLWLPTSSPSWFSALIKCLPIFCLWVFLLAHGFSFLGAHSSARKILAGLIFSALGDAFLIWQEQGYFVHGLLMFAITHILYSSAFGMKPINGRAGLVITAVSSVSYILLYPYLSGPFTYLVAVYIALIGFMGWRAIAGLQLANDLWTWTKLSACLGAVLFMVSDLTIAVNKFCFPVPHSRAIIMATYYAAQMLIALSAVECQDVEVLRKRI